One Diospyros lotus cultivar Yz01 chromosome 1, ASM1463336v1, whole genome shotgun sequence genomic window carries:
- the LOC127790821 gene encoding nucleoside hydrolase 3-like isoform X3 has product MMDRDDVPVGVGGECGITPNGSFTGPEVGGYLPLIDQGISTVGGCRYRQAIPVGSKGRLDVDTNLGLRKGFLPQGSRKYSPLQQLSAQQVMIDAISAGPIVVFLLGSHTNLAIFLMNNPLLKKNIEHIYVMGGAVRPNCPNTANNYSRSEQCHPPGSLFPDNSNPYAEFNIFEDPFAAYMVIHSGIPVTLIPLDATNTIPVSKDFLKALEQNQNTYEAQYCFKSLKLAHDTWYNDRFHETYFMWDYFMVGVAISTMQNSNGNLGENEFSQMEYMNITVVTSNKPYGISDGSNPFFCSQAFTEFHLQKNGVHSGHVQTGMLDPFCLVHNGKGRCEDGYTKEVTGPEAVQVRVATKAKQDSSVDGLLNITFYRSFLSVINSPEQSGRFSIATQFPYYEEVMFRPDFGTRKLGRPVIFDMDMSPGDFLALFYLLKLPVEVIDLKGILVTPTGWANAATINIIYDVLHMMGRDDIPVGLGDAFAIGETNPFFPAIGGCKYSQAIPYGSGGFLDSDTLYGFARYLPRSPRRYTAENSVKFGAPRDTDHPELRQPLSLEVWRAITESMKPGYKINILTNGPLTTLAKIIQQNGSSMIQDVYIVGGHIRRDSKDKGNIFTVPGNKYGEFNMFLDPSATKTVFNSELDIKLVPLDIQRRVSSFRKILEKLQLTNKTPEAAFASHLLSRLWHLQQKHHRYHHMDMFLGEVIGAVVFAQNHSLLNQTFQSESLKLQASGEISRVGQIGIDRRRGKSAKILKSIDSVKYYEHFASVLGDHKQPTLIGSFDEQKRIWGRPHNDPV; this is encoded by the exons ATGATGGACCGCGACGATGTTCCGGTTGGAGTTGGAGGCGAATGTGGCATCACGCCGAACGGTAGCTTCACCGGCCCCGAGGTCGGCGGTTATCTTCCCCTCATCGACCAG GGGATTTCAACAGTGGGCGGGTGTAGATACAGGCAAGCTATCCCGGTGGGATCGAAGGGTCGTTTGGATGTCGATACCAACCTGGGCTTACGCAAAGGATTTCTTCCTCAG GGCAGCAGGAAGTATTCTCCGCTTCAGCAGCTCTCTGCACAGCAAGTGATGATTGATGCCATTTCAGCTGGTCCTATCGTGGTGTTTCTTCTGGGATCCCACACAAATCTTGCCATTTTTCTGATGAACAACCCTCTTTTAAAGAAGAACATTGAGCATATTTATGTCATGGGTGGTGCTGTTAGGCCAAATTGTCCAAATACTGCTAACAACTACTCCAGATCAGAGCAGTGCCATCCCCCTGGCAGTCTGTTTCCGGATAACAGTAATCCGTATGCTGAGTTCAATATCTTTGAAGACCCTTTTGCTGCATATATG gTAATTCATTCTGGGATTCCAGTTACCCTCATTCCACTGGATGCTACGAATACAATCCCTGTGAGCAAGGACTTCTTGAAAGCACTTGAACAAAATCAGAATACATATGAAGCACAATACTGCTTCAAGTCCTTAAAGTTGGCTCATGATACATGGTACAATGACCGGTTTCATGAG ACCTACTTCATGTGGGACTATTTTATGGTTGGAGTAGCAATATCGACAATGCAGAACTCCAACGGTAATCTTGGAGAAAATGAATTCTCTCAGATGGAATATATGAACATCACTGTAGTTACTTCAAATAAACCTTATGGAATATCAGATGGGTCAAATCCATTCTTTTGCAGCCAAGCGTTCACTGAATTCCATTTGCAAAAGAATGGGGTGCACAGTGGTCATGTGCAGACAGGAATGCTCGACCCGTTCTGCCTTGTCCATAATGGAAAAGGCAGATGTGAG GACGGTTACACAAAAGAGGTAACTGGTCCAGAAGCTGTGCAGGTTCGTGTTGCAACAAAAGCCAAGCAAGATTCCAGTGTCGACGGTTTGCTGAACATAACATTTTATAGAAGCTTCTTAAGT GTTATTAATAGTCCTGAGCAATCTGGGAGGTTTAGTATTGCCACACAATTTCCTTACTACGAGGAAGTCATGTTTCGACCAGATTTTGGAACAAGAAAATTGGGAAGACCCGTAATCTTTGATATGGATATGAGTCCTGGGGACTTCTTAGCTCTTTTTTATCTCTTAAAATTACCTGTAGAAGTTATTGATCTAAAG GGGATATTGGTAACTCCAACAGGCTGGGCAAATGCTGCAACAATAAACATTATATATGATGTTCTGCATATGATGGGCCGTGATGACATTCCGGTTGGCTTGGGAGATGCGTTTGCGATTGGTGAAACAAACCCATTTTTCCCTGCCATTGGAGGCTGCAAGTATAGCCAGGCAATCCCTTATGGCAGTGGTGGCTTCTTAGATTCTGATACACTGTATGGTTTTGCTCGTTACTTGCCTCGTAGTCCTCGGAG GTACACAGCAGAGAACTCTGTAAAATTTGGGGCTCCACGAGATACTGATCATCCTGAACTTAGGCAACCGTTATCATTAGAAGTTTGGAGGGCTATCACAGAATCAATGAAACCAGGGTACAAGATTAATATATTGACCAACGGCCCCTTGACTACTTTAGCCAAAATCATCCAACAGAATGGAAGCTCCATGATTCAG GATGTGTACATAGTTGGGGGACACATTCGCCGTGACAGTAAGGATAAAGGCAATATTTTCACAGTTCCAGGAAACAAGTATGGAGAGTTCAACATGTTTCTTGATCCTTCAGCTACAAAGACGGTATTCAACTCAGAATTGGACATCAAGCTTGTCCCTCTAGACATTCAAAGGAGAGTTAGTTCTTTCAGAAAGATTCTTGAAAAGCTACAGCTCACTAATAAGACTCCAGAAGCTGCGTTTGCTTCCCATCTTCTCTCAAGGCTATGGCACTTGCAACAGAAGCATCACAGATACCATCACATG GATATGTTCTTAGGAGAAGTCATTGGTGCGGTGGTCTTCGCTCAGAATCACTCCCTTCTGAACCAAACATTTCAATCCGAATCGCTCAAGCTCCAAGCTTCTGGTGAGATTTCAAGAGTTGGACAGATCGGTATAGACAGAAGAAGAGGCAAATCAGCCAAAATATTGAAAAGCATTGATAGCGTAAAGTATTACGAGCACTTTGCCAGTGTGTTGGGTGACCACAAACAGCCTACTTTGATAGGAAGCTTCGATGAACAGAAAAGAATATGGGGTAGACCGCATAATGATCCTGTGTAA
- the LOC127790821 gene encoding nucleoside hydrolase 3-like isoform X4 gives MSVFIITWTKISNMVRILRLQVVVVVVLITVVADLKQRRPVDAATARPRRILMDTDANMDDVFALFYVLKQNRSEFDLQAITISVNGWSDGGHAVDHLYDILFMMDRDDVPVGVGGECGITPNGSFTGPEVGGYLPLIDQGISTVGGCRYRQAIPVGSKGRLDVDTNLGLRKGFLPQVIHSGIPVTLIPLDATNTIPVSKDFLKALEQNQNTYEAQYCFKSLKLAHDTWYNDRFHETYFMWDYFMVGVAISTMQNSNGNLGENEFSQMEYMNITVVTSNKPYGISDGSNPFFCSQAFTEFHLQKNGVHSGHVQTGMLDPFCLVHNGKGRCEDGYTKEVTGPEAVQVRVATKAKQDSSVDGLLNITFYRSFLSVINSPEQSGRFSIATQFPYYEEVMFRPDFGTRKLGRPVIFDMDMSPGDFLALFYLLKLPVEVIDLKGILVTPTGWANAATINIIYDVLHMMGRDDIPVGLGDAFAIGETNPFFPAIGGCKYSQAIPYGSGGFLDSDTLYGFARYLPRSPRRYTAENSVKFGAPRDTDHPELRQPLSLEVWRAITESMKPGYKINILTNGPLTTLAKIIQQNGSSMIQDVYIVGGHIRRDSKDKGNIFTVPGNKYGEFNMFLDPSATKTVFNSELDIKLVPLDIQRRVSSFRKILEKLQLTNKTPEAAFASHLLSRLWHLQQKHHRYHHMDMFLGEVIGAVVFAQNHSLLNQTFQSESLKLQASGEISRVGQIGIDRRRGKSAKILKSIDSVKYYEHFASVLGDHKQPTLIGSFDEQKRIWGRPHNDPV, from the exons atGTCTGTTTTCATCATTACTTggacaaaaatttcaaacatgGTGAGAATTCTTCGCCTgcaggtggtggtggtggtggttctAATTACAGTCGTAGCCGATTTGAAGCAGCGTCGTCCAGTGGATGCTGCTACTGCTAGGCCTCGACGGATTCTCATGGACACCGATGCCAATATGGACGACGTCTTCGCGCTATTTTATGTTCTCAAGCAAAACAGATCAGAATTTGACTTGCAG GCGATAACGATAAGTGTGAATGGATGGAGTGATGGCGGCCATGCCGTCGACCACCTGTACGACATTCTGTTTATGATGGACCGCGACGATGTTCCGGTTGGAGTTGGAGGCGAATGTGGCATCACGCCGAACGGTAGCTTCACCGGCCCCGAGGTCGGCGGTTATCTTCCCCTCATCGACCAG GGGATTTCAACAGTGGGCGGGTGTAGATACAGGCAAGCTATCCCGGTGGGATCGAAGGGTCGTTTGGATGTCGATACCAACCTGGGCTTACGCAAAGGATTTCTTCCTCAG gTAATTCATTCTGGGATTCCAGTTACCCTCATTCCACTGGATGCTACGAATACAATCCCTGTGAGCAAGGACTTCTTGAAAGCACTTGAACAAAATCAGAATACATATGAAGCACAATACTGCTTCAAGTCCTTAAAGTTGGCTCATGATACATGGTACAATGACCGGTTTCATGAG ACCTACTTCATGTGGGACTATTTTATGGTTGGAGTAGCAATATCGACAATGCAGAACTCCAACGGTAATCTTGGAGAAAATGAATTCTCTCAGATGGAATATATGAACATCACTGTAGTTACTTCAAATAAACCTTATGGAATATCAGATGGGTCAAATCCATTCTTTTGCAGCCAAGCGTTCACTGAATTCCATTTGCAAAAGAATGGGGTGCACAGTGGTCATGTGCAGACAGGAATGCTCGACCCGTTCTGCCTTGTCCATAATGGAAAAGGCAGATGTGAG GACGGTTACACAAAAGAGGTAACTGGTCCAGAAGCTGTGCAGGTTCGTGTTGCAACAAAAGCCAAGCAAGATTCCAGTGTCGACGGTTTGCTGAACATAACATTTTATAGAAGCTTCTTAAGT GTTATTAATAGTCCTGAGCAATCTGGGAGGTTTAGTATTGCCACACAATTTCCTTACTACGAGGAAGTCATGTTTCGACCAGATTTTGGAACAAGAAAATTGGGAAGACCCGTAATCTTTGATATGGATATGAGTCCTGGGGACTTCTTAGCTCTTTTTTATCTCTTAAAATTACCTGTAGAAGTTATTGATCTAAAG GGGATATTGGTAACTCCAACAGGCTGGGCAAATGCTGCAACAATAAACATTATATATGATGTTCTGCATATGATGGGCCGTGATGACATTCCGGTTGGCTTGGGAGATGCGTTTGCGATTGGTGAAACAAACCCATTTTTCCCTGCCATTGGAGGCTGCAAGTATAGCCAGGCAATCCCTTATGGCAGTGGTGGCTTCTTAGATTCTGATACACTGTATGGTTTTGCTCGTTACTTGCCTCGTAGTCCTCGGAG GTACACAGCAGAGAACTCTGTAAAATTTGGGGCTCCACGAGATACTGATCATCCTGAACTTAGGCAACCGTTATCATTAGAAGTTTGGAGGGCTATCACAGAATCAATGAAACCAGGGTACAAGATTAATATATTGACCAACGGCCCCTTGACTACTTTAGCCAAAATCATCCAACAGAATGGAAGCTCCATGATTCAG GATGTGTACATAGTTGGGGGACACATTCGCCGTGACAGTAAGGATAAAGGCAATATTTTCACAGTTCCAGGAAACAAGTATGGAGAGTTCAACATGTTTCTTGATCCTTCAGCTACAAAGACGGTATTCAACTCAGAATTGGACATCAAGCTTGTCCCTCTAGACATTCAAAGGAGAGTTAGTTCTTTCAGAAAGATTCTTGAAAAGCTACAGCTCACTAATAAGACTCCAGAAGCTGCGTTTGCTTCCCATCTTCTCTCAAGGCTATGGCACTTGCAACAGAAGCATCACAGATACCATCACATG GATATGTTCTTAGGAGAAGTCATTGGTGCGGTGGTCTTCGCTCAGAATCACTCCCTTCTGAACCAAACATTTCAATCCGAATCGCTCAAGCTCCAAGCTTCTGGTGAGATTTCAAGAGTTGGACAGATCGGTATAGACAGAAGAAGAGGCAAATCAGCCAAAATATTGAAAAGCATTGATAGCGTAAAGTATTACGAGCACTTTGCCAGTGTGTTGGGTGACCACAAACAGCCTACTTTGATAGGAAGCTTCGATGAACAGAAAAGAATATGGGGTAGACCGCATAATGATCCTGTGTAA
- the LOC127790821 gene encoding nucleoside hydrolase 3-like isoform X2 produces MDTDANMDDVFALFYVLKQNRSEFDLQAITISVNGWSDGGHAVDHLYDILFMMDRDDVPVGVGGECGITPNGSFTGPEVGGYLPLIDQGISTVGGCRYRQAIPVGSKGRLDVDTNLGLRKGFLPQGSRKYSPLQQLSAQQVMIDAISAGPIVVFLLGSHTNLAIFLMNNPLLKKNIEHIYVMGGAVRPNCPNTANNYSRSEQCHPPGSLFPDNSNPYAEFNIFEDPFAAYMVIHSGIPVTLIPLDATNTIPVSKDFLKALEQNQNTYEAQYCFKSLKLAHDTWYNDRFHETYFMWDYFMVGVAISTMQNSNGNLGENEFSQMEYMNITVVTSNKPYGISDGSNPFFCSQAFTEFHLQKNGVHSGHVQTGMLDPFCLVHNGKGRCEDGYTKEVTGPEAVQVRVATKAKQDSSVDGLLNITFYRSFLSVINSPEQSGRFSIATQFPYYEEVMFRPDFGTRKLGRPVIFDMDMSPGDFLALFYLLKLPVEVIDLKGILVTPTGWANAATINIIYDVLHMMGRDDIPVGLGDAFAIGETNPFFPAIGGCKYSQAIPYGSGGFLDSDTLYGFARYLPRSPRRYTAENSVKFGAPRDTDHPELRQPLSLEVWRAITESMKPGYKINILTNGPLTTLAKIIQQNGSSMIQDVYIVGGHIRRDSKDKGNIFTVPGNKYGEFNMFLDPSATKTVFNSELDIKLVPLDIQRRVSSFRKILEKLQLTNKTPEAAFASHLLSRLWHLQQKHHRYHHMDMFLGEVIGAVVFAQNHSLLNQTFQSESLKLQASGEISRVGQIGIDRRRGKSAKILKSIDSVKYYEHFASVLGDHKQPTLIGSFDEQKRIWGRPHNDPV; encoded by the exons ATGGACACCGATGCCAATATGGACGACGTCTTCGCGCTATTTTATGTTCTCAAGCAAAACAGATCAGAATTTGACTTGCAG GCGATAACGATAAGTGTGAATGGATGGAGTGATGGCGGCCATGCCGTCGACCACCTGTACGACATTCTGTTTATGATGGACCGCGACGATGTTCCGGTTGGAGTTGGAGGCGAATGTGGCATCACGCCGAACGGTAGCTTCACCGGCCCCGAGGTCGGCGGTTATCTTCCCCTCATCGACCAG GGGATTTCAACAGTGGGCGGGTGTAGATACAGGCAAGCTATCCCGGTGGGATCGAAGGGTCGTTTGGATGTCGATACCAACCTGGGCTTACGCAAAGGATTTCTTCCTCAG GGCAGCAGGAAGTATTCTCCGCTTCAGCAGCTCTCTGCACAGCAAGTGATGATTGATGCCATTTCAGCTGGTCCTATCGTGGTGTTTCTTCTGGGATCCCACACAAATCTTGCCATTTTTCTGATGAACAACCCTCTTTTAAAGAAGAACATTGAGCATATTTATGTCATGGGTGGTGCTGTTAGGCCAAATTGTCCAAATACTGCTAACAACTACTCCAGATCAGAGCAGTGCCATCCCCCTGGCAGTCTGTTTCCGGATAACAGTAATCCGTATGCTGAGTTCAATATCTTTGAAGACCCTTTTGCTGCATATATG gTAATTCATTCTGGGATTCCAGTTACCCTCATTCCACTGGATGCTACGAATACAATCCCTGTGAGCAAGGACTTCTTGAAAGCACTTGAACAAAATCAGAATACATATGAAGCACAATACTGCTTCAAGTCCTTAAAGTTGGCTCATGATACATGGTACAATGACCGGTTTCATGAG ACCTACTTCATGTGGGACTATTTTATGGTTGGAGTAGCAATATCGACAATGCAGAACTCCAACGGTAATCTTGGAGAAAATGAATTCTCTCAGATGGAATATATGAACATCACTGTAGTTACTTCAAATAAACCTTATGGAATATCAGATGGGTCAAATCCATTCTTTTGCAGCCAAGCGTTCACTGAATTCCATTTGCAAAAGAATGGGGTGCACAGTGGTCATGTGCAGACAGGAATGCTCGACCCGTTCTGCCTTGTCCATAATGGAAAAGGCAGATGTGAG GACGGTTACACAAAAGAGGTAACTGGTCCAGAAGCTGTGCAGGTTCGTGTTGCAACAAAAGCCAAGCAAGATTCCAGTGTCGACGGTTTGCTGAACATAACATTTTATAGAAGCTTCTTAAGT GTTATTAATAGTCCTGAGCAATCTGGGAGGTTTAGTATTGCCACACAATTTCCTTACTACGAGGAAGTCATGTTTCGACCAGATTTTGGAACAAGAAAATTGGGAAGACCCGTAATCTTTGATATGGATATGAGTCCTGGGGACTTCTTAGCTCTTTTTTATCTCTTAAAATTACCTGTAGAAGTTATTGATCTAAAG GGGATATTGGTAACTCCAACAGGCTGGGCAAATGCTGCAACAATAAACATTATATATGATGTTCTGCATATGATGGGCCGTGATGACATTCCGGTTGGCTTGGGAGATGCGTTTGCGATTGGTGAAACAAACCCATTTTTCCCTGCCATTGGAGGCTGCAAGTATAGCCAGGCAATCCCTTATGGCAGTGGTGGCTTCTTAGATTCTGATACACTGTATGGTTTTGCTCGTTACTTGCCTCGTAGTCCTCGGAG GTACACAGCAGAGAACTCTGTAAAATTTGGGGCTCCACGAGATACTGATCATCCTGAACTTAGGCAACCGTTATCATTAGAAGTTTGGAGGGCTATCACAGAATCAATGAAACCAGGGTACAAGATTAATATATTGACCAACGGCCCCTTGACTACTTTAGCCAAAATCATCCAACAGAATGGAAGCTCCATGATTCAG GATGTGTACATAGTTGGGGGACACATTCGCCGTGACAGTAAGGATAAAGGCAATATTTTCACAGTTCCAGGAAACAAGTATGGAGAGTTCAACATGTTTCTTGATCCTTCAGCTACAAAGACGGTATTCAACTCAGAATTGGACATCAAGCTTGTCCCTCTAGACATTCAAAGGAGAGTTAGTTCTTTCAGAAAGATTCTTGAAAAGCTACAGCTCACTAATAAGACTCCAGAAGCTGCGTTTGCTTCCCATCTTCTCTCAAGGCTATGGCACTTGCAACAGAAGCATCACAGATACCATCACATG GATATGTTCTTAGGAGAAGTCATTGGTGCGGTGGTCTTCGCTCAGAATCACTCCCTTCTGAACCAAACATTTCAATCCGAATCGCTCAAGCTCCAAGCTTCTGGTGAGATTTCAAGAGTTGGACAGATCGGTATAGACAGAAGAAGAGGCAAATCAGCCAAAATATTGAAAAGCATTGATAGCGTAAAGTATTACGAGCACTTTGCCAGTGTGTTGGGTGACCACAAACAGCCTACTTTGATAGGAAGCTTCGATGAACAGAAAAGAATATGGGGTAGACCGCATAATGATCCTGTGTAA
- the LOC127790821 gene encoding nucleoside hydrolase 3-like isoform X1, giving the protein MSVFIITWTKISNMVRILRLQVVVVVVLITVVADLKQRRPVDAATARPRRILMDTDANMDDVFALFYVLKQNRSEFDLQAITISVNGWSDGGHAVDHLYDILFMMDRDDVPVGVGGECGITPNGSFTGPEVGGYLPLIDQGISTVGGCRYRQAIPVGSKGRLDVDTNLGLRKGFLPQGSRKYSPLQQLSAQQVMIDAISAGPIVVFLLGSHTNLAIFLMNNPLLKKNIEHIYVMGGAVRPNCPNTANNYSRSEQCHPPGSLFPDNSNPYAEFNIFEDPFAAYMVIHSGIPVTLIPLDATNTIPVSKDFLKALEQNQNTYEAQYCFKSLKLAHDTWYNDRFHETYFMWDYFMVGVAISTMQNSNGNLGENEFSQMEYMNITVVTSNKPYGISDGSNPFFCSQAFTEFHLQKNGVHSGHVQTGMLDPFCLVHNGKGRCEDGYTKEVTGPEAVQVRVATKAKQDSSVDGLLNITFYRSFLSVINSPEQSGRFSIATQFPYYEEVMFRPDFGTRKLGRPVIFDMDMSPGDFLALFYLLKLPVEVIDLKGILVTPTGWANAATINIIYDVLHMMGRDDIPVGLGDAFAIGETNPFFPAIGGCKYSQAIPYGSGGFLDSDTLYGFARYLPRSPRRYTAENSVKFGAPRDTDHPELRQPLSLEVWRAITESMKPGYKINILTNGPLTTLAKIIQQNGSSMIQDVYIVGGHIRRDSKDKGNIFTVPGNKYGEFNMFLDPSATKTVFNSELDIKLVPLDIQRRVSSFRKILEKLQLTNKTPEAAFASHLLSRLWHLQQKHHRYHHMDMFLGEVIGAVVFAQNHSLLNQTFQSESLKLQASGEISRVGQIGIDRRRGKSAKILKSIDSVKYYEHFASVLGDHKQPTLIGSFDEQKRIWGRPHNDPV; this is encoded by the exons atGTCTGTTTTCATCATTACTTggacaaaaatttcaaacatgGTGAGAATTCTTCGCCTgcaggtggtggtggtggtggttctAATTACAGTCGTAGCCGATTTGAAGCAGCGTCGTCCAGTGGATGCTGCTACTGCTAGGCCTCGACGGATTCTCATGGACACCGATGCCAATATGGACGACGTCTTCGCGCTATTTTATGTTCTCAAGCAAAACAGATCAGAATTTGACTTGCAG GCGATAACGATAAGTGTGAATGGATGGAGTGATGGCGGCCATGCCGTCGACCACCTGTACGACATTCTGTTTATGATGGACCGCGACGATGTTCCGGTTGGAGTTGGAGGCGAATGTGGCATCACGCCGAACGGTAGCTTCACCGGCCCCGAGGTCGGCGGTTATCTTCCCCTCATCGACCAG GGGATTTCAACAGTGGGCGGGTGTAGATACAGGCAAGCTATCCCGGTGGGATCGAAGGGTCGTTTGGATGTCGATACCAACCTGGGCTTACGCAAAGGATTTCTTCCTCAG GGCAGCAGGAAGTATTCTCCGCTTCAGCAGCTCTCTGCACAGCAAGTGATGATTGATGCCATTTCAGCTGGTCCTATCGTGGTGTTTCTTCTGGGATCCCACACAAATCTTGCCATTTTTCTGATGAACAACCCTCTTTTAAAGAAGAACATTGAGCATATTTATGTCATGGGTGGTGCTGTTAGGCCAAATTGTCCAAATACTGCTAACAACTACTCCAGATCAGAGCAGTGCCATCCCCCTGGCAGTCTGTTTCCGGATAACAGTAATCCGTATGCTGAGTTCAATATCTTTGAAGACCCTTTTGCTGCATATATG gTAATTCATTCTGGGATTCCAGTTACCCTCATTCCACTGGATGCTACGAATACAATCCCTGTGAGCAAGGACTTCTTGAAAGCACTTGAACAAAATCAGAATACATATGAAGCACAATACTGCTTCAAGTCCTTAAAGTTGGCTCATGATACATGGTACAATGACCGGTTTCATGAG ACCTACTTCATGTGGGACTATTTTATGGTTGGAGTAGCAATATCGACAATGCAGAACTCCAACGGTAATCTTGGAGAAAATGAATTCTCTCAGATGGAATATATGAACATCACTGTAGTTACTTCAAATAAACCTTATGGAATATCAGATGGGTCAAATCCATTCTTTTGCAGCCAAGCGTTCACTGAATTCCATTTGCAAAAGAATGGGGTGCACAGTGGTCATGTGCAGACAGGAATGCTCGACCCGTTCTGCCTTGTCCATAATGGAAAAGGCAGATGTGAG GACGGTTACACAAAAGAGGTAACTGGTCCAGAAGCTGTGCAGGTTCGTGTTGCAACAAAAGCCAAGCAAGATTCCAGTGTCGACGGTTTGCTGAACATAACATTTTATAGAAGCTTCTTAAGT GTTATTAATAGTCCTGAGCAATCTGGGAGGTTTAGTATTGCCACACAATTTCCTTACTACGAGGAAGTCATGTTTCGACCAGATTTTGGAACAAGAAAATTGGGAAGACCCGTAATCTTTGATATGGATATGAGTCCTGGGGACTTCTTAGCTCTTTTTTATCTCTTAAAATTACCTGTAGAAGTTATTGATCTAAAG GGGATATTGGTAACTCCAACAGGCTGGGCAAATGCTGCAACAATAAACATTATATATGATGTTCTGCATATGATGGGCCGTGATGACATTCCGGTTGGCTTGGGAGATGCGTTTGCGATTGGTGAAACAAACCCATTTTTCCCTGCCATTGGAGGCTGCAAGTATAGCCAGGCAATCCCTTATGGCAGTGGTGGCTTCTTAGATTCTGATACACTGTATGGTTTTGCTCGTTACTTGCCTCGTAGTCCTCGGAG GTACACAGCAGAGAACTCTGTAAAATTTGGGGCTCCACGAGATACTGATCATCCTGAACTTAGGCAACCGTTATCATTAGAAGTTTGGAGGGCTATCACAGAATCAATGAAACCAGGGTACAAGATTAATATATTGACCAACGGCCCCTTGACTACTTTAGCCAAAATCATCCAACAGAATGGAAGCTCCATGATTCAG GATGTGTACATAGTTGGGGGACACATTCGCCGTGACAGTAAGGATAAAGGCAATATTTTCACAGTTCCAGGAAACAAGTATGGAGAGTTCAACATGTTTCTTGATCCTTCAGCTACAAAGACGGTATTCAACTCAGAATTGGACATCAAGCTTGTCCCTCTAGACATTCAAAGGAGAGTTAGTTCTTTCAGAAAGATTCTTGAAAAGCTACAGCTCACTAATAAGACTCCAGAAGCTGCGTTTGCTTCCCATCTTCTCTCAAGGCTATGGCACTTGCAACAGAAGCATCACAGATACCATCACATG GATATGTTCTTAGGAGAAGTCATTGGTGCGGTGGTCTTCGCTCAGAATCACTCCCTTCTGAACCAAACATTTCAATCCGAATCGCTCAAGCTCCAAGCTTCTGGTGAGATTTCAAGAGTTGGACAGATCGGTATAGACAGAAGAAGAGGCAAATCAGCCAAAATATTGAAAAGCATTGATAGCGTAAAGTATTACGAGCACTTTGCCAGTGTGTTGGGTGACCACAAACAGCCTACTTTGATAGGAAGCTTCGATGAACAGAAAAGAATATGGGGTAGACCGCATAATGATCCTGTGTAA